Proteins encoded in a region of the Streptomyces sp. PCS3-D2 genome:
- a CDS encoding exonuclease SbcCD subunit D, producing MKFLHTSDWHLGRAFHRVNLLGAQAAFVDHLVETVRTHEVDAVLVAGDVYDRAVPPLPAVELYDRALHRLARLGVPTVMISGNHDSARRIGVGAGLIDRAGIHLRTDPAGCADPVVLADAHGDVALYGLPYLEPALVKDQFGAQKASHEAVLGAAMDRIRADLAGRPPGTRSVVLAHAFVTGGQSSDSERDIAVGGVQAVPASVFDGIDYTALGHLHGCQTISERVRYSGSPLAYSFSEADHRKSMWMIELGAQGEITAAERVDTPVPRALARLRGRIDDLLDDPAYTVHEEAWVEATLTDPVRPEEPMARLAARFPHTLTLAFDPEGRREETGASYAQRLRGRTDQQIAEDFVAHVRGGGRPDEAERAVLAGAFDDVRADDSHREIHR from the coding sequence GTGAAGTTCCTGCACACCTCCGACTGGCACCTCGGCCGGGCCTTCCACCGGGTGAACCTGCTCGGCGCCCAGGCCGCCTTCGTGGACCACCTCGTCGAGACGGTCCGCACGCACGAGGTGGACGCCGTCCTCGTCGCCGGAGACGTCTACGACCGTGCCGTGCCCCCGCTGCCCGCCGTCGAGCTGTACGACCGGGCGCTGCACCGGCTCGCACGGCTGGGCGTGCCCACCGTCATGATCTCCGGGAACCACGACTCCGCGCGCCGGATCGGGGTCGGGGCCGGGCTGATCGACCGCGCCGGGATCCACCTGCGCACCGACCCGGCGGGCTGCGCCGACCCGGTGGTCCTGGCCGACGCGCACGGTGACGTGGCGCTGTACGGGCTACCGTACCTGGAGCCGGCCCTGGTCAAGGACCAGTTCGGCGCGCAGAAGGCCAGCCACGAGGCGGTCCTGGGCGCGGCCATGGACCGGATCCGGGCCGATCTCGCCGGCCGCCCGCCCGGCACCCGCTCCGTCGTCCTGGCGCACGCCTTCGTCACCGGCGGGCAGTCCAGCGACAGCGAGCGGGACATCGCCGTCGGAGGCGTTCAGGCCGTCCCCGCCTCCGTCTTCGACGGGATCGACTACACCGCCCTCGGCCACCTCCACGGCTGCCAGACGATCAGCGAACGGGTCCGCTACTCCGGCTCCCCGCTCGCCTACTCCTTCTCCGAAGCCGACCACCGCAAGAGCATGTGGATGATCGAACTGGGCGCACAGGGAGAGATCACCGCCGCCGAGCGCGTCGACACCCCCGTACCCCGTGCCCTCGCGAGGCTGCGCGGACGGATCGACGACCTGCTCGACGACCCCGCGTACACCGTGCACGAAGAGGCCTGGGTGGAGGCCACCCTCACCGACCCGGTACGCCCCGAGGAGCCGATGGCCCGCCTCGCAGCCCGTTTCCCGCACACCCTCACTCTCGCCTTCGACCCCGAGGGCCGCCGGGAGGAGACCGGGGCCTCCTATGCCCAGCGGCTCCGCGGCCGCACCGACCAGCAGATCGCCGAGGACTTCGTCGCCCACGTGCGCGGCGGCGGCCGGCCGGACGAGGCCGAACGCGCCGTCCTGGCGGGCGCCTTCGACGACGTACGCGCCGACGACAGCCACCGGGAGATCCACCGATGA